Proteins from one Camelina sativa cultivar DH55 chromosome 8, Cs, whole genome shotgun sequence genomic window:
- the LOC104709559 gene encoding uncharacterized protein LOC104709559, protein MRGINIVRFSGGTDPTAADVWRMSLEHNFQTFRCTEEFWADIGVHHLLRDAQLSAKYKRIYLRSSLDVSFILRRNRLLQRXPRRLRRRLLEPKSPVSAEEIDSKLREADLRRQQYYESLSSKARPKMRSPRSGSIEELSQRLESKLNAAEQKRLSILEKEVARLAKMDEARQAAKNGLEQRVEKERDELESKVEERVLKAEKNRMLLFKAMAQRRAAKRQRAAQSLMQKAIQEKRYKESVRAAIYQKRAAAESKRMGILEAERRRANARLTRVFGAASSVQNQKEAERRKMKDRLEERLQRAKKLKAQYMRRRRGRDSCSSSRSETLRKNQVHLVRMLERCWRRFTKYKKSTYGLASAYNSLGINEKSIESVPFEHFAIQMNSVSVIQTVKELLDRLEIRLTLSQGSNMENINHLLKHIFPPARRGNSTSSMSKGEKKSPNSKKTGYQKLKKIARYPARIFLCAYMIKQHPGAIFRGRGEHEIALVESATYLIREFELLVKIILEGPECTLPDNVSFVAPRPKKFRSQLQAFDKAWCSYLEGFVVWKINDAKLLEKDKASTQEPELSAVSKHTSSPKIVDSGVNLKPLKASPPTSRALFSETDGERESKAPAGSHLPSSSSPGSSNLSPSLNSGSEGISTPNVAANSFDAALASENEVIVNEIVHDNSSSFADSFDTNTGDTSNIQVRVKETMEKAFWDGVMESMKQSQPDFSWVIKLMNEVRDELCEISPKDWRQEIVQTIDTDVLSQLLASGNVDMGYLGNILEFSLSILLKLSAPANEEEIRSTHHKLMTELGEIVPTEGQSNSSYAILMVKGLRFVLQQIQILKKEISKSRLKLLEPLLKGPAGLEYLKKSFSSRHGSPDQACSLLPLTKRWLLSVRGEAEREWKEHKDALSAVTNNHSGSSGLPSTTMRTGGNISSVSKVHTPSSPFPGIEQSECKGETVDLLVRLGLLKLVSEIGGLTVETVPETFQLNLSRLRAIQSQIQKITLVSISVLILQQTLLSDNSAPIDMETITWTCINRLYEMLDAKPDAGLSEIMETLSELLDSNDAETKKQVLANMLLKSLQAGDAVFTHVSQTIYLAITAAVLAGNNTKRKQLVEIMLRKIGAASLSDKVTEVSDILVLVATVSRSVHGLWYEELLKKPN, encoded by the exons TTGTCGGCGAAATACAAAAGAATCTATCTTCGATCTTCACTCGACGTTAGTTTCATTCTCCGGCGGAATCGATTGCTTCAACGANTTCCCCGGAGACTCCGTCGTCGTCTTCTCGAACCCAAGAGTCCTGTCTCAGCCGAAGAGATCGATTCCAAACTCAGAGAAGCTGATCTCCGTCGTCAG CAATACTATGAGTCGTTATCGAGTAAGGCACGACCTAAGATGAGAAGTCCGAGATCAGGTAGTATAGAGGAGCTTAGTCAGAGACTTGAATCAAAGCTTAATGCTGCTGAACAAAAGAG GTTAAGTATTCTGGAGAAGGAGGTGGCTCGTTTGGCGAAGATGGATGAAGCGAGACAAGCTGCAAAGAACGGACTTGAGCAACGGGTTGAGAAAGAGCGTGATGAGTTAGAGAGTAAGGTTGAAGAAAGGGTTTTAAAGGCAGAGAAGAATAGGATGCTTCTTTTTAAAGCTATGGCACAACGGAGAGCGGCTAAGAGACAACGAGCTGCTCAGAGTTTGATGCAGAAAGCTATTCAGGAGAAGAGGTATAAGGAGAGTGTGCGTGCAGCGATTTATCAGAAAAGAGCAGCTGCTGAGAGTAAACGGATGGGGATTCTGGAAGCGGAACGGAGAAGAGCGAACGCTAGATTGACACGTGTGTTTGGTGCTGCGAGTTCTGTGCAGAATCAGAAAGAAGCTGAAAGAAGGAAAATGAAGGACCGTTTAGAAGAACGGCTTCAAAGG GCCAAGAAACTGAAAGCACAATATATGAggcgaagaagaggaagagacagTTGTTCATCTTCAAGATCAGAAACATTGCGAAAGAACCAAGTGCATCTTGTGAGGATGTTAGAAAG ATGCTGGAGGAGgtttacaaaatacaagaaGTCTACTTATGGCTTGGCTAGTGCCTATAACAGCCTCGGGATCAATGAAAAATCCATCGAGTCAGTACCGTTTGAGCATTTTGCCATTCAAATGAACTCAGTTTCTGTTATTCAAACAGTGAAAGAATTGCTTGATCGCTTGGAGATCCGACTCACTCTATCTCAGGGATCCAATATGGAGAATATTAATCATCTTCTTAAACACATCTTTCCCCCAGCTCGAAGAGGAAACTCAACCAGTTCCATGAGTAAAGGAGAGAAAAAGTCACCTAATTCCAAGAAGACAGGatatcaaaaacttaaaaagattgCGAGATATCCAGCTAGAATTTTTCTTTGTGCCTACATGATCAAGCAACATCCCGGTGCAATTTTTAGAGGAAGAGGTGAACATGAGATTGCTCTAGTGGAATCTGCAACCTATCTTATTCGGGAGTTTGAACTGCTAGTGAAAATTATATTGGAAGGACCAGAATGTACTCTCCCGGACAATGTATCTTTCGTAGCTCCACGTCCAAAAAAATTCAGATCTCAGCTACAAGCATTTGATAAAGCTTGGTGCTCTTATCTGGAGGGATTTGTTGTTTGGAAAATTAACGATGCTAAGCTTCTTGAAAAAGATAAAGCCTCAACTCAGGAGCCAGAGCTGTCTGCGGTATCGAAACATACTTCCTCTCCCAAAATAGTAGACAGTGGCGTGAATCTGAAGCCG ctGAAGGCATCTCCTCCAACTAGTCGGGCTTTATTCTCTGAAACTGATGGAGAACGAGAATCAAAAGCACCTGCAGGTTCGCATcttccatcttcatcttcgccAGGCTCATCAAATTTGTCCCCCTCTTTGAACAGTG GAAGCGAGGGCATTTCTACTCCAAACGTGGCAGCTAATAGCTTTGATGCAGCATTGGCTAGTGAGAACGAAGTAATCGTAAATGAAATTGTTCATGACAATAGCAGTAGTTTTGCTGATAGCTTCGACACTAACACTGGGGATACAAGCAACATTCAG GTGAGGGTTAAGGAGACAATGGAAAAGGCTTTCTGGGATGGTGTCATGGAATCCATGAAACAGTCGCAGCCAGACTTCAGCTGGGTTATAAAACTCATGAACGAAGTTAGGGATGAGCTCTGTGAGATATCTCCCAAAGATTGGAGACAAGAGATTGTTCAAACTATTGATACGGATGTGCTGTCACAG TTACTGGCTTCTGGAAATGTGGACATGGGTTATCTTGGAAATATTCTAGAGTTTTCCCTTAGCATTTTGCTAAAACTCTCTGCTCCAGCTAATGAGGAGGAAATCAGGAGTACTCACCATAAATTAATGACAGAACTTGGAGAGATAGTTCCAACTGAAGGCCAGTCAAATTCTTCATATGCCATCTTAATGGTTAAGGGGCTACGCTTTGTCTTGCAGCAGATTCAG ATTCTAAAGAAGGAAATCAGCAAATCTCGTTTGAAACTCTTGGAGCCGCTTCTCAAAGGACCTGCTGGTCTGGAATATCTGAAGAAGTCATTTTCTAGTCGGCATGGTTCCCCAGACCAAGCGTGTTCCTTGCTACCATTGACAAAGCGTTGGCTTTTAAGTGTTCGAGGAGAGGCAGAGAGGGAGTGGAAAGAACACAAAGATGCTCTTTCTGCTGTCACAAACAACCACTCTGGATCATCAGGCCTCCCTTCGACCACCATGCGAACTGGAGGCAAtatctcctctgtttcaaaagTCCATACCCCTTCGTCTCCGTTTCCAG GAATTGAACAGTCAGAGTGCAAGGGAGAAACTGTGGATCTTCTTGTTCGTCTCGGCCTATTAAAATTGGTGAGCGAAATTGGTGGTCTTACTGTAGAAACTGTCCCTGAAACATTTCAACTTAACCTCTCTAGGCTGAGAGCTATTCAATCCCAAATCCAGAAAATCACTCTAGTCTCCATCAG TGTATTGATCCTTCAGCAAACACTTTTAAGCGATAACTCAGCCCCGATTGACATGGAGACCATTACATGGACTTGCATAAACCGGCTTTACGAGATGTTGGATGCCAAACCTGATGCGGGTCTTTCAGAAATCATGGAGACACTCTCCGAGCTTCTTGATTCGAATGATGCAGAGACAAAGAAACAAGTACTTGCAAACATGCTTCTGAAAAGCTTACAAGCAGGAGATGCAGTATTCACACATGTATCGCAGACCATATACCTAGCCATTACAGCCGCGGTTTTGGCAGGAAACAACACAAAGAGAAAGCAGTTGGTGGAAATAATGCTAAGAAAGATCGGAGCAGCTTCTCTCTCGGACAAGGTCACGGAAGTTTCAGACATTCTAGTTCTTGTGGCAACAGTGTCACGTTCTGTTCATGGATTGTGGTATGAAGAATTGCTGaagaaaccaaactaa